A stretch of Lathyrus oleraceus cultivar Zhongwan6 chromosome 6, CAAS_Psat_ZW6_1.0, whole genome shotgun sequence DNA encodes these proteins:
- the LOC127094810 gene encoding uncharacterized protein LOC127094810 gives MLILAIRENKIHNVVVARNDVPVQGPIPYPRPTILLPNLVIYGLPPRFTPPLEGVDTQSIHTSWFTDGVATQGTLVVNQIHISCTDEELQDEYEIQNYHGVPPMVNLVATKDFKAILMCRALEKKLRVMEGHNSTSLSALEMCLVPNVVNPPKFKALEFEKYKGLNCPNIHIKMYYRKMSAYAKDDKIMIHCFQDSLTERLWIGICN, from the coding sequence ATGTTGATTCTGGCTATAAGGGAAAATAAGATTCATAATGTCGTTGTTGCTAGGAATGATGTTCCGGTCCAAGGGCCTATTCCATATCCAAGACCTACAATTCTACTTCCCAATCTTGTGATTTATGGCCTTCCTCCAAGATTTACTCCTCCGTTGGAGGGAGTTGATACTCAGTCGATACATACCTCATGGTTCACTGATGGAGTTGCTACACAAGGGACgcttgttgttaatcagatccACATTTCTTGTACTGATGAGGAGCTCCAAGACGAGTACGAAATTCAAAATTATCATGGGGTTCCTCCAATGGTCAACCTTGTTGCTACTAAGGATTTTAAAGCTATCCTAATGTGTCGTGCCTTGGAAAAAAAACTGAGGGTCATGGAGGGGCATAACTCAACCAGTTTGAGTGCTTTAGAAATGTGTCTAGTTCCAAATGTGGTGAATCCTCCTAAGTTCAAAGCACTAgaatttgagaaatacaagggCCTCAACTGTCCTAACATCCATATAAAGATGTACTACCGAAAGATGTCCGCATACGCCAAAGACGACAAGATCATGATTCATTgtttccaggatagcctgactgAGCGTCTCTGGATTGGTATATGCAATTGA